From one Callithrix jacchus isolate 240 chromosome 2, calJac240_pri, whole genome shotgun sequence genomic stretch:
- the GCNT4 gene encoding beta-1,3-galactosyl-O-glycosyl-glycoprotein beta-1,6-N-acetylglucosaminyltransferase 4 isoform X2 encodes MRASCLLPGWAIPAGPESPQKPAFGGNKEPRIMKIFKCCFKHTLQQKVFILFLTLWLFSLLKLLNVRRLFPQRDIYLVEYSLSTSPFVRNRYTHVKDEVRYEVNCSGIYEQEPLEIGKSLEIRRRDIIDLEDDDVVAMTSDCDIYQTLRGYAQKPVSKEEKSFPIAYSLVVHKDAIMVERLIHTIYNQHNIYCIHYDRKAPDTFKVAMNNLAKCFSNIFIASKLEAVEYAHISRLQADLNCLSDLLKSSVQWKYVINLCGQDFPLKSNFELVSELKKLNGANMLETVKPPNSKLERFTYHHELRRVPYEYVKLPVRTNISKEAPPHNIQIFVGSAYFVLSQAFVKYIFNNSIIQDFFAWSKDTYSPDEHFWATLIRVPGIPGEISRSAQDVSDLQSKTRLVKWNYYEGFLYPSCTGSHLRSVCIYGAAELRWLIKDGHWFANKFDSKVDPILIKCLTEKLEEQQRDWITLSSEKLFMDRNLTTTS; translated from the coding sequence AATGAAGATATTCAAATGTTGTTTTAAACATACCCTACAGCAGAAGGTTTTCATCTTGTTTTTAACCCTATGGCTGTTCTCCTTGTTAAAGCTTCTAAATGTGAGACGACTCTTTCCGCAAAGAGACATTTACTTGGTTGAGTACTCGCTGAGTACGTCACCTTTTGTAAGAAACAGATACACTCATGTTAAGGATGAAGTCAGGTATGAAGTTAACTGTTCGGGTATCTATGAGCAGGAGCCTTTGGAAATTGGCAAGAGTCTGGAAATAAGAAGAAGGGACATCATTGACTTGGAGGATGATGATGTTGTGGCAATGACCAGTGATTGTGACATTTATCAGACCCTAAGAGGTTACGCTCAAAAGCCTGTttcaaaggaggagaaaagcttCCCAATAGCCTATTCTCTGGTTGTCCACAAAGATGCAATTATGGTTGAAAGGCTTATTCACACTATATACAACCAGCACAATATTTACTGCATCCATTATGATCGTAAGGCACCTGATACCTTCAAAGTTGCCATGAACAATTTAGCTAAGTGCTTCTCCAATATTTTCATTGCTTCCAAATTAGAGGCTGTGGAATATGCTCACATTTCCAGACTCCAAGCTGATTTAAATTGTTTGTCAGACCTTCTGAAGTCTTCAGTCCAATGGAAATACGTTATCAACCTGTGTGGGCAAGATTTCCCCCTGAAGTCAAATTTTGAATTAGTGTCAGAGTTGAAAAAACTCAATGGAGCGAATATGTTGGAAACGGTGAAACCCCCTAACAGTAAATTGGAAAGATTCACTTACCATCATGAACTCAGACGGGTGCCTTATGAATATGTGAAGCTACCAGTAAGGACAAACATCTCCAAGGAAGCACCCCCCCATAACATTCAGATATTTGTTGGCAgtgcttattttgttttaagtCAAGCATTTGTCAAATATATCTTCAATAACTCTATCATTCAAGACTTTTTTGCCTGGTCTAAAGACACATACTCTCCTGATGAGCACTTTTGGGCTACCTTGATTCGGGTTCCAGGAATACCTGGGGAGATTTCCAGATCAGCCCAGGATGTGTCTGATCTGCAGAGTAAGACCCGCCTTGTCAAGTGGAATTACTATGAAGGCTTTTTGTATCCCAGTTGTACCGGATCTCACCTTCGAAGCGTGTGTATTTATGGAGCTGCAGAATTAAGGTGGCTTATCAAAGATGGACATTGGTTTGCTAACAAATTTGATTCTAAGGTGGACCCTATCTTGATTAAATGCTTGACAGAAAAGCTAGAGGAACAACAGAGAGACTGGATCACTTTGTCCTCAGAAAAGTTATTTATGGATAGAAATCTCACAACCACATCATGA
- the GCNT4 gene encoding beta-1,3-galactosyl-O-glycosyl-glycoprotein beta-1,6-N-acetylglucosaminyltransferase 4 isoform X3, translating into MKIFKCCFKHTLQQKVFILFLTLWLFSLLKLLNVRRLFPQRDIYLVEYSLSTSPFVRNRYTHVKDEVRYEVNCSGIYEQEPLEIGKSLEIRRRDIIDLEDDDVVAMTSDCDIYQTLRGYAQKPVSKEEKSFPIAYSLVVHKDAIMVERLIHTIYNQHNIYCIHYDRKAPDTFKVAMNNLAKCFSNIFIASKLEAVEYAHISRLQADLNCLSDLLKSSVQWKYVINLCGQDFPLKSNFELVSELKKLNGANMLETVKPPNSKLERFTYHHELRRVPYEYVKLPVRTNISKEAPPHNIQIFVGSAYFVLSQAFVKYIFNNSIIQDFFAWSKDTYSPDEHFWATLIRVPGIPGEISRSAQDVSDLQSKTRLVKWNYYEGFLYPSCTGSHLRSVCIYGAAELRWLIKDGHWFANKFDSKVDPILIKCLTEKLEEQQRDWITLSSEKLFMDRNLTTTS; encoded by the coding sequence ATGAAGATATTCAAATGTTGTTTTAAACATACCCTACAGCAGAAGGTTTTCATCTTGTTTTTAACCCTATGGCTGTTCTCCTTGTTAAAGCTTCTAAATGTGAGACGACTCTTTCCGCAAAGAGACATTTACTTGGTTGAGTACTCGCTGAGTACGTCACCTTTTGTAAGAAACAGATACACTCATGTTAAGGATGAAGTCAGGTATGAAGTTAACTGTTCGGGTATCTATGAGCAGGAGCCTTTGGAAATTGGCAAGAGTCTGGAAATAAGAAGAAGGGACATCATTGACTTGGAGGATGATGATGTTGTGGCAATGACCAGTGATTGTGACATTTATCAGACCCTAAGAGGTTACGCTCAAAAGCCTGTttcaaaggaggagaaaagcttCCCAATAGCCTATTCTCTGGTTGTCCACAAAGATGCAATTATGGTTGAAAGGCTTATTCACACTATATACAACCAGCACAATATTTACTGCATCCATTATGATCGTAAGGCACCTGATACCTTCAAAGTTGCCATGAACAATTTAGCTAAGTGCTTCTCCAATATTTTCATTGCTTCCAAATTAGAGGCTGTGGAATATGCTCACATTTCCAGACTCCAAGCTGATTTAAATTGTTTGTCAGACCTTCTGAAGTCTTCAGTCCAATGGAAATACGTTATCAACCTGTGTGGGCAAGATTTCCCCCTGAAGTCAAATTTTGAATTAGTGTCAGAGTTGAAAAAACTCAATGGAGCGAATATGTTGGAAACGGTGAAACCCCCTAACAGTAAATTGGAAAGATTCACTTACCATCATGAACTCAGACGGGTGCCTTATGAATATGTGAAGCTACCAGTAAGGACAAACATCTCCAAGGAAGCACCCCCCCATAACATTCAGATATTTGTTGGCAgtgcttattttgttttaagtCAAGCATTTGTCAAATATATCTTCAATAACTCTATCATTCAAGACTTTTTTGCCTGGTCTAAAGACACATACTCTCCTGATGAGCACTTTTGGGCTACCTTGATTCGGGTTCCAGGAATACCTGGGGAGATTTCCAGATCAGCCCAGGATGTGTCTGATCTGCAGAGTAAGACCCGCCTTGTCAAGTGGAATTACTATGAAGGCTTTTTGTATCCCAGTTGTACCGGATCTCACCTTCGAAGCGTGTGTATTTATGGAGCTGCAGAATTAAGGTGGCTTATCAAAGATGGACATTGGTTTGCTAACAAATTTGATTCTAAGGTGGACCCTATCTTGATTAAATGCTTGACAGAAAAGCTAGAGGAACAACAGAGAGACTGGATCACTTTGTCCTCAGAAAAGTTATTTATGGATAGAAATCTCACAACCACATCATGA